TCATTTAACTATTATCCActataatatatttttgaagattaaaatgtaaaaaaggaAAGATGTGCTAAAGGAACACAGATTAAAGAACAGGTTCTGAAAAGCAGAACGTGTATGAGGCActatcaaaaatgtgtttgacgtttattttaaaatgttcacGCAAAcacagttaaataaataaataacggTGATCACATATGATCAAAGCGAATGATGTGTGGAATCAACAACGACAACAATTGTAGAAAAGTATTTGTTCCCAGGCACACTGTAAACATGTGGGACAATGTCATGTACTATTGAACACATAGTAGATCAAGATCCTTGGCATACATGACCCACAATGAATATTTGAACCATCCAGATCCCCTGTCAGATTGTATCCGAACCCCCATAAATCTCATTCAAATGTAATCCAGGATACAGTATATGAAGAATTCTGGGATTCACATTCCCATTCGAATGCTTTGAATGATCTGAAAGATAGCTGAAAAGAAGAAAAGTTGATCAGTTTCTTAATTCTAGATGTAGATATTAAAAACTACATATTACATAATTTCAAATACGTATGCCTATTATTACCTGATCCACaaacaacaaatacaaaaaGTGCCAAAAGCCATGGCCCCACCGGATATTTCTCTTCTTGTGGTCTCTGAAACA
The genomic region above belongs to Paramisgurnus dabryanus chromosome 15, PD_genome_1.1, whole genome shotgun sequence and contains:
- the serp2 gene encoding stress-associated endoplasmic reticulum protein 2, which gives rise to MVAKQRIRMANEKHSKNITQRGNVAKTLRPQEEKYPVGPWLLALFVFVVCGSAIFQIIQSIRMGM